One part of the Drosophila teissieri strain GT53w chromosome 3R, Prin_Dtei_1.1, whole genome shotgun sequence genome encodes these proteins:
- the LOC122620791 gene encoding uncharacterized protein LOC122620791, giving the protein MKFLPLLAVFLILACSSYCSGAAVAKPTGQPGCQTAEEVEVALYAHFYLKSSYWVCSTQGVPAALAQCPIASAWLDSAKACVPWSEWVWSPTVQPPSQPEVAA; this is encoded by the coding sequence ATGAAGTTCCTGCCTCTGCTCGCTGTATTCCTGATCCTTGCCTGCTCCTCCTACTGCAGCGGCGCTGCTGTGGCCAAGCCCACTGGTCAGCCGGGCTGCCAAACGGCCGAGGAAGTGGAGGTGGCGCTCTATGCCCACTTCTATCTGAAGAGCTCCTACTGGGTGTGCTCCACCCAGGGCGTTCCCGCCGCCCTCGCCCAGTGTCCCATTGCCTCCGCCTGGCTGGATTCCGCCAAGGCCTGTGTTCCTTGGTCCGAGTGGGTGTGGTCTCCCACAGTCCAGCCGCCCAGTCAACCCGAAGTTGCTGCCTAG